CATATGAACATGCGCTCATATAATCGGAAGTAAGTTATATGAGCGCATGTTCATATGAAAGGATATTGCAATGAGCAGCCACGCTGATGAAACAAAGACTGGCATCGAGGCCACCGAGCCGATCGTCCCCACCACCTGCTCGCCCGAGGACCTTCCCGACGAGGAGCTTCTCTACGACCTTGCCGACCTGTTCAAGGTCTTCAGCGACACCACGCGCATCAAGATTCTCTATGCCCTCATGGGTCGCGAGCTCTGCGTGGCTGACATCGCCGAAGCGACCGCGACCTCGCAGTCTGCGGTGTCGCACCAGCTGCGCACGCTTAAGCAGTCGCACCTGGTCAAGTTCCGCCGCGACGGCCGCAACATTCTCTACTCGCTCGCCGACGATCATGTCTATACCATGCTCAACCAGGGCATGAGCCATATCTGCGAATAGTAATCACCCACGGTATCAGCGCGGCCGGCACCCAGACCGCTAGCACAGGGAAAGGAACCCACCATGAAAAAGCAGTTTAAGCTCGACGAGATCGATTGCGCCAACTGCGCGCGTGAACTTCAGGACGAGCTGGCTAAGCTCGAGGGCGTCAAGTCCGTTTCGGTCAACTTTATGACCCAGAAGCTGACGCTCGAGGCCGACGACGCCAAGTTCGACGAGGTCCTGGACCGCGTCGTTGAGTTCACCGCCGACGCCGAGCCGGACTGCGAGATCATTCTCTAACCCGCGCATACGTTGACCTGCGAGGCCGCGCTTGCCGCGGCCTTTGCTCGCGAAATTATATGAGCGAGTGTTCATACACTCAAATGAGAGGTTTGAATCATGACAGCCGCCGATCCCAAAAAGAAAAAGAAGAAGCGCAAGAAGAAAGAGTCCCTTGAGCATAAGCGCAACCGCATCTTGGTAGCACTGGGCATTTTTGCCGTGGTGTACGCCCTCGATGAGCTCGGCACCCTCACCGCCGCATTCGGCACCCCGGGCGACATCTACGCCAGCTTTGTGCTGTTCCTCGTGCCGTTTTTGATTGCCGGCTACGACGTACTGCAAAAGGCATTCAATAACATCCGCCGCGGCAAGGCCTTCGACGAGAGCTTCCTCATGGCCGTCGCGACCATCGGCGCGTTTGCCATGGTGCTCTTCCCCGATACCGACCCGCACATGGCCGAAGGCGCCGCCGTCATGCTGTTCTACCAGGTCGGCGAGCTGTTCCAGACATACGCCGTGGGCAAGAGCCGCAAGTCGATCAGTGCCATGATGGACATCGCGCCCGACTACGCTAACGTCGAGCAGCCCGACGGCACGCTCGAGCAAGTCTTCCCCGATGACATCGCCGTCGGCACCGTCATCGTCGTCAAGCCCGGCGAGCGCGTGCCTATCGACGGCGTCATCGTCGAGGGCGAAACCCAGCTCGACACCGCCGCGCTCACGGGCGAGTCAGTTCCCCGCCCCGCCAAGTCCGGCGACGATATCATCAGCGGCTGCATCAACATGACGGGCCTCATCCACGTGCGCACCACCAAGCCCTTTGGCGAGTCCACCGTCGCGCGCGTCCTGGAACTCGTGGAGAATGCCAGCGAGAAGAAGGCGCGCACCGAGAACTTCATCACGCGCTTTGCCCGCGTCTACACGCCCGCCGTCACCGGCGCGGCCGCGGTGCTCGCACTTGGCGGCGGCCTGATCACCGGTGCCTGGTCCGACTGGATTCTGCGCGGTCTGACCTTCCTGGTCGTCAGCTGCCCGTGCGCCCTCGTGATCAGCGTACCGTTGAGCTTCTTTGGCGGCATCGGCGGCGCGTCCAAGCTGGGCGTTCTCATCAAGGGTTCCAACTACCTCGAGACGCTCGCCGATGTGGACACCGTCGTCTTCGACAAGACGGGCACCCTCACCAACGGCATGTTCTCGGTCGTCGCGGTGCACCCCGAGGCAGGCTATACCGAGCAGTCGCTGCTCGAGGTCGCGGCCCTTGCGGAGTCGTTCTCCGACCATCCCATCGCGCAGTCCGTGCGTTTCGCCTACCAGGGCGAGGTCGACTCCAAGCGCGTTAGCGACTCCGCCAACGACGCGGGCCACGGCGTGACGGCAACCATCGACGGTAAGCACGTCGCCGTTGGCAATGCAAAGATGCTCGCCGCGGCCGGAGCCAAAGCGCCCGATTGCGAGATCGTCGGAACGATTCTGCATGTGCTCGTTGACGGCACCTATGCCGGCCACATCGTAATTGCCGACACCGTCAAGGTCGATGCGGAGCAAACGATTCGCGACCTGCACGCCGCCGGCGTCAAGTGCACCGTCATGCTCACGGGCGACCGCGAGGAGGTTGCGGCGTCTGTGGCCAAGCAACTCGGTCTCGACGAGTTCCACGCGCAGCTCCTGCCGGGCGACAAGGTCGAGCGCGTTGAGGCGCTGCTCGCGGCCGAAAGTGGCAAGGGCAAGCTCGCCTTTGTCGGCGACGGTATCAACGACGCACCCGTGCTTACCCGCGCAGACGTTGGCATCGCCATGGGCGCTATGGGCTCGGACGCCGCAATCGAGGCGGCGGACGTCGTGCTGATGGACGACAAGCCGTCCAACATCTCCCGCGCGATCCGCGTGGCGCGCAAGACCATGTCGATTGTTTGGCAGAACATCATCTTTGCGCTGGGCATTAAGTTGCTGATTCTGGTGCTTGCGGCACTGGGCATCGCCAACATGTGGCTTGCCGTGTTCGGCGACGTAGGCGTGGCGATCATCGCCATCCTGAACGCCATGCGCGCGATGGGTGTCAAGAACCTGTAGCGCCTGTGGTCCCTCCGGCCGGGGCCGGGCTTGGTTTTGAAAACGTCCTCGACCAATGAAGCGCCCCCGTTCTGCTCCTTCGGAGCTACGAACGGGGGCGCTTCTGGTCTGCGGAATGTTTTCAAAACCAAGCCCGGCCCCGGCCTGCGGTAACGTTGCTGGTGGTTCTTGGGCATCGCTTGCTGGCGGGGTTCCTTATCTGAGTTGGGCTTAGCTGATGGGACCACTAGTCCCAATCGCTGTCCCGCGCCTTTGGCGCGGGAGGCGCGCCGCTGCGGAAGTGCTAGTCGGTCATTGT
The DNA window shown above is from Collinsella aerofaciens and carries:
- a CDS encoding ArsR/SmtB family transcription factor, coding for MSSHADETKTGIEATEPIVPTTCSPEDLPDEELLYDLADLFKVFSDTTRIKILYALMGRELCVADIAEATATSQSAVSHQLRTLKQSHLVKFRRDGRNILYSLADDHVYTMLNQGMSHICE
- a CDS encoding cation transporter — translated: MKKQFKLDEIDCANCARELQDELAKLEGVKSVSVNFMTQKLTLEADDAKFDEVLDRVVEFTADAEPDCEIIL
- a CDS encoding heavy metal translocating P-type ATPase, translating into MTAADPKKKKKKRKKKESLEHKRNRILVALGIFAVVYALDELGTLTAAFGTPGDIYASFVLFLVPFLIAGYDVLQKAFNNIRRGKAFDESFLMAVATIGAFAMVLFPDTDPHMAEGAAVMLFYQVGELFQTYAVGKSRKSISAMMDIAPDYANVEQPDGTLEQVFPDDIAVGTVIVVKPGERVPIDGVIVEGETQLDTAALTGESVPRPAKSGDDIISGCINMTGLIHVRTTKPFGESTVARVLELVENASEKKARTENFITRFARVYTPAVTGAAAVLALGGGLITGAWSDWILRGLTFLVVSCPCALVISVPLSFFGGIGGASKLGVLIKGSNYLETLADVDTVVFDKTGTLTNGMFSVVAVHPEAGYTEQSLLEVAALAESFSDHPIAQSVRFAYQGEVDSKRVSDSANDAGHGVTATIDGKHVAVGNAKMLAAAGAKAPDCEIVGTILHVLVDGTYAGHIVIADTVKVDAEQTIRDLHAAGVKCTVMLTGDREEVAASVAKQLGLDEFHAQLLPGDKVERVEALLAAESGKGKLAFVGDGINDAPVLTRADVGIAMGAMGSDAAIEAADVVLMDDKPSNISRAIRVARKTMSIVWQNIIFALGIKLLILVLAALGIANMWLAVFGDVGVAIIAILNAMRAMGVKNL